Proteins from a genomic interval of Lolium perenne isolate Kyuss_39 unplaced genomic scaffold, Kyuss_2.0 unplaced15, whole genome shotgun sequence:
- the LOC127299561 gene encoding PHD finger protein ALFIN-LIKE 8 codes for MDNGGGGIMRAAEPGAVHRTPEDVFHDFRARQKGLLKAFTTDVDKFYLMCDPEKENLCLYGLPNGSWEVNLPAEEVPPELPEPALGINFARDGMDDKDWLSLVAAHTDSWLLSVAFYFGARFGFDQDSRKQLFTMINSVPTIFEVVTGTDKRQPKEKTPKTGSKNNKSASKPARQLEPNPRSSKIPFPGDNEESDWDGEREQEAQCGACGENYGQDDFWICCDLCEKWFHGKCVKVTPAKAEHIKQYKCPNCSSSSKRGRA; via the exons ATGGacaacggcggcggcggcatcatgCGGGCGGCGGAGCCGGGGGCGGTCCACCGCACGCCGGAGGACGTCTTCCATGACTTCCGCGCGCGCCAGAAAGGCCTCCTCAAGGCCTTCACCACAG ATGTGGACAAGTTCTACCTGATGTGCGACCCAG AGAAGGAGAACCTGTGTCTATATGGGCTTCCTAATGGATCTTGGGAAGTGAATTTGCCTGCTGAGGAGGTCCCTCCAGAACTCCCGGAGCCTGCATTAGGAATAAACTTTGCTCGGGACGGGATGGATGATAAAGATTGGCTATCACTTGTTGCAGCGCATACTGATTCTTGGCTACTGTCGGTGGCCTTTTATTTTGGAGCAAGATTTGGGTTCGACCAGGATTCAAG gAAACAGCTCTTCACCATGATAAATAGCGTTCCCACCATATTTGAGGTTGTCACAGGAACTGACAAAAGGCAGCCCAAAGAAAAAACTCCTAAAACAGGTAGCAAGAATAACAAATCTGCTTCAAAG CCTGCACGACAGTTAGAGCCCAACCCAAGGAGCTCCAAGATACCCTTTCCAGGGGACAACGAAGAGAGCGACTGGGATGGAGAGAGAGAACAGGAAGCTCAGTGTGGCGCATGCGGTGAAAACTATGGACAAGATGATTTCTGGATCTGCTGCGACTTGTGTGAGAAATGGTTCCATGGCAAATGCGTCAAGGTCACTCCAGCCAAGGCGGAGCACATAAAACAATACAAGTGCCCCAACTGCAGCAGTAGCAGCAAGAGAGGCAGGGCTTGA